A segment of the Nitrospina gracilis 3/211 genome:
GTTCCGGAGCCAGTCCCAAAAAACCACGTAGTTCCACTGACTCCCATCGGAAACGGCAATTATATTGTTGAGGTGATGATCAACGGCCGGATACCGGGTAGATTTGTTGTGGATACGGGCGCGTCCAGCGTGACTCTTTCAGAGGAATTGGGACGCAAGGTGCATCGAAACCTTGGGGCCTTACCCAAGCTGCAGGTCCAGACAGGTGGCGGCATGGTGGATTCTCCTTTGCTCCTTCTCCGGTCTCTTAAAGTTGGAAGTGCCAAGGTGGAAAATGTGGAAGCCAATGTGAACCCGTTTTTGGGGGAAGGGTTTGACGGCCTTCTGGGTATGAGCTTTCTTGGTGATTTCCAGGTCCGGGTGGACAGTACGGACGATGCATTGATTCTCGACCCGCTGGGAAAAAAGGGGGAAGCCACCTGGGGAGGCAAGCCGTCAATATGGTGGCAACGCAGGTATGAGGCCTATATCAGCAAAATGCTGGGCTATCGAATGATGGCGGAAAGAAACAAGAATGATTTCCGCGCCAGGAACAATTTTAATAAGCTTTCCCAATTTTATGAAGAACTTTATCAGTCGCTGGACAAGCGGGCCACGCGGGTGGACCTTCCTCAGGAATTTCGTATGGATCCAAAGAACATGCGCGTTCAGCTCCCTTGATTATGAATGGCGACTCCGGAATTCCCTCTCCTTCAACTTCTCTCATTGGCGAAAATGAATTTCATATTTGCGTATTGCTCGGAGCCAGCAATCTGGCCCGGGGCTACAGCGCGCTTGCAAATTATCTGACCCGGAATTTGAAGCCGGAAGCGGTGAAAATATATACGGCTTGTGGGCCGGGTCGCGGCTATGGTTGTTGGGGAGGCATGTTCAACATTTCGTACCCGCCCATTGCTGAAAGCCCGTTGTTCGAACGCGTTCGGAAACAGGCCCGGGATGGAAATCGAATTGTTGCCTTAATTACAGATATTGGGAATGATTTGTTATACGGAATGGATGGGGACTCCTTGATTGCGACCATGAAAAACCTGTTTGGGCGGCTGGAGGATCTGAATGCGGAAATTTACGCAACCACTCTGCCGGTATATTTTGAAGGCAATGTGCCTGCAATGGTATACTATCCCATCCGAACATTTTTATACCCCAAGTCCCGCATCTCCCGGGAAGAAGCCATTAAAAGGGTGCGGCGGGTCAATGCTTTTTTAAAAGAATATAAAAGCTCTCACTTTCATTTGATTCCCCCTTTGGACGACTACCTGGGATGGGACCACGTACATTTTGGGTTGGTCCGTTCGGCGGAGGTGTGGAATCGCATAGGCGAATGTCTGCTTGACGGATTGGGGAGGCGACCCCACCGCCCGATTCGTTTTCCTAGGATGCTGCTTTCGTACAGGGATTGTTTTATCCGTCTGGTGTTCATGGAAATGTTTAGATGCATACGTCGCTCCAAAAACCTGTTTTAAAGGAATTTTATGCCTTTCCTGCGTATGGGATATCGCCTTGTTCTGATAACTTCAGTGGTCATCCTCTCTTTCTTGACATCCATAGTGTTGTGGCTGTTGTTTCGTAATAACCAGAAATCCCATTGCAAGTGGGTGGGATGGTTTGCCCGTTTCTGGGGCCGCCGAGCATGTGCTGCTATCGGACTGAGTTATACCGTGGAGGGGGATCTCAATATTCCCGCGGGATCGATGATCGTCGCCAATCATGTGGGGGCAGTGGATATTTTTTTGATGGCGGCCAACTTCAAATTGTTTTTTGTTTCCAAAGCGGAGGTGAATGGCTGGCCAGTGGTGGGGCAAATGGCGCAGTTGGGAAAAACCATTTTTGTGGATCGAAGCCGCCGCCACCAGGTGACGGGCATGATCGACAGCATCCGGAAGCGCATGCGCGACGGTTTCAATGTCGCCTGGTTTCCGGAGGGCAGTGTCACCAAGGGAGATGATGTGTATCCGTTCAAACCGTCCGCATTCGAGGCCGCGGTGCAGGAAAAAAGGCCGGTGGTTCCGGTGTTGATCCGTTACGAGGGAGGAGGGGAGCCCTACGTGGCCAGTTGGACGGGGACCCTGGGTGAGCACATGATCCGGGTTTTGAAGTCCAAGGGGTTGCGTGCAAAAGTCCGGGTGTTCCCTCCAATCCCCCCTGCAAAAACAAGACAGGAGCTTTCCCGAGCGAGCCACGACCTCCTATATCACGCGTTCCACAATAACCCGAACGAAAAAAACTCCCATGTCACTGAAGTCGGGGCCCCTTCTGAATATTAGAAATTCCTTCCGAATCTTTGAGTTTGAGAACTTGAACTCCAAATCTTTTGCTTTGAAACGGTGTGCCCCCAAACTGCCGCATGGGAGTGTACCGGGCTTCAATCCAATTCTTTAGTCCACTGGCATAGTCTTTTCCAAAAACGGGGCTTCCAAAAATGGTGAAGTCGATGTTGACGTATACCACATAGTCGGGGGGGTGATCCTCCATTAATTGGATCATTGCAGGATCGCCACGAATGATCCACACCAGGGGATTGAAAATAGTGTCGCGTGTTGGGAACCGGCGGCGGAGCAGGTAGTTGATCATCATGGAATCGGGTAGAGATAAAATGGTCTCGTTGGACTTCACCTCTTTTTCCAGGAAACTCAATGCATGGCTTAAAATCTCCGCCCGGTCCAGCGGGGTTCCGTCGAAACGAACCGCGTTGGGTGGGAAATCATAGATCATGTCCGCACCGCTACCCACGGGGTAAGTTTTAATCTGGTATTGGTTGTACGAGATGCTGGTCCAGATGAGTACCGTCACTGCAACCAGCCCATAAGTTCCGCAACGAAAAAGCCAGGCGGTTTTGTTCCCGGATTCAATAAATTTCGGAAGGAAGTGGAGAAGCCCGGTAACCATGACCAGCGTGGCAGGAAGGGCGAGGACAAACCCCAGATGGGATGTATTTAAGTTGAAAAATACTTTCAAGGTGAGGACCAGGGCAAATACGCCCAGCATGAAAAAGGAAAGGAGCTGAACTCTTTTCCGAAGTGATGGAAGATTTTTGACAAGGAAAATGCCCACCCCCAGACAAAAAATCACCAGAATGGCAGGAAAGGATCGTGGAAGATGCCGCCAGGGAATCTGCGGATATAAAAGAATGAGTCCCGTGGCAACTGCCAGCCCAAAGTACAGCCCCGCACGGGGTGAGTTCTTGCCATGTTTCTCAAGCCATAAATTTAAACCGATCAGGATTGCCAGCAGGAGTGCGTATACCAGAAGATGGACGGAGATTTTAAGAAGGTTGGCCTCCAGAAACATCGTGCCAGAAACAAATCTGTAATAAAACAGGGAATGAATATTCAAGTTGAGCCCATGAATCCATTGGCTGAAAAGATGATGGGCAGCTTCCTCCATCGGCATTTTGAAAGCGAAATAAAAGAAGAAAAAAAGAGGAAACACAAAGATGGGACCAACAAACAAAAGAACCCTCAGAAGGGTTTTTCGCACCGGTTCATCCCTCCCGCGCAAATCCACGAGAAGGGTTATTCCCACAGCGGAAATGACGGCGGCAAACATTTCCGCTTTGGTCAAAAACACGAGTCCCAACAAAAGACCAACCCCCAGAAGACGGGCAGGTTCGCGAAATTCCAAATAGCGTCCGCACTGGTAAAGGGCGACGCACCCCAGCATGAATCCGTAGGTCAGGTCATAAACATAAGGGCAGACAAAGTTCAGCAGCCCCATTCCCCAATAGTAGGCAAAAGCGAAGGCCAGAACAAAAGTGACACCCGCCAGGGTGGCGCAGATGGTATCGCTGATCTGCTTCATCCAGTAGAAAAGAAACAACGAAAACCCGTAAACCAAAAACAGGTTGGCGAGGGCGAGGTGGATCATGCCCGGCCCAAGGAAATAAAATAAGGCGGCGTTGATATACGATGCAAGGGGGCCGTGAAAATACACAACGTCACGATAGAGAACCTGCCCTTCGGAAAGCATCCAGGGGACATACAACTGCTGGCCAAAGTCCATGATTATATCGGGCCAGCGGCGCCAACTGATCCACGTCATGAAAGCGTATGAAAGTGTGATGAGCAGAGGACCCAGGGCGTTCCACTGAACCTGGATGAGTCTGGTGGAAGGCTTGGATTGATTGAAGGTCATAAACTCAGGACTTTCCTGGAAGTGAACGTTTGAAAATTTGAACGCCAAATTCCCTGCCCTCAAATGGCGTTGCCCCGATCTGGCGAACCAGGACGTAATCGCGTTGTATCCATTCCATTACAGAGCGGGCATAATCGGTTCCGAAATGACGTTGACCGAACCATTGGTAATCCGCATGCACCATGAGGATATGGGAGGGTGGGGCGGCCTGCAACCGGGTCGATACTCCATTTTCATCCTGGGTGCGCATGGTGAGAGGGCTGAACAACGTGTCCCTGGTTGGAAAGGACTTGCGTAAAAGGTAATTGAAAATCATGGCGTCAGGAAGGGTGAGCAGGTCAGTTTTTTCTCCCATTTCTTTTTTCAGTAGTTCCAGTGTTTCGTTAACAATGAGACCACGGGAAAATATCCGTCCGTCCGGGTACTGCACAAGAGGCTGAAAATCGAAAATCCGGTCCACTCCTTCGCCAACGGGGTAAGTTTTGTTCTGGTAGGCAAAAAAACTGTTCATGCCGATGACAGCAATGAAATACAAAACAGCGCTAATGGAAACGGATCGAATGATAACGGCATTACCGGAGATCCGTTCCGCAATGCGGGGTAGAGAATGCAATGCAAAAAACAGCATGACCAGAGTGGCGGGCATCGCCAGAGCAAACCCCAAGTCGGAAAGACGCAGGTTGTAAAACGCCTTGAATGTGAGAGTCAGGGAAAAAACAATAAGAGTGAGGAAAATAATTCTACGCCGGGTAATCTGAATTAGCCGCTGTCCCCGCCCGATTCGAATGGCCAGATAAAAACCTGTAATAAATAAAATGATTGGAAAGGCGCGGGTGATTTCCAGCCAGGGAATGGTGTCCGTAAGAGCCCAGAGAGCCACCAGAGTTAATAATCCCAATAGCAGCCCGGTCAATCTGTTATTGGTTCGGTTGCGGAAAAAAATATAATTGAGATAACTTACCAGCCCACCGAGGCACAGAAAAATCAATGCGTGCAAACCCATTCGTTTCAGGTTGTCTTCGAGGTGCATCCAGCCCAGGGTGAATTGATAATAGGGCATGGTGCGAATGACGGGATCTGCGGCATTAAGGTACTGACCCAATATATGGGAAAAAGCACGGGTCACCGGCATGAAGAAAGAAAAATAAAGGGCAAAGGCCAAAATGGGTAAAAGTGAACACCCTGCAAAAACCGCAGCGTTGAGCAAAATGGTTTTTGAGTGCAAGCGGCGTTGCGACCAGAAAATAAAAAGACCTCCCCCCAGACTGAGAGAAACGGCGAGAAAAACCTCGACCTTGGTGAGAAAAACCAGGCCAAGCAACACTCCGAGGGCGCAAAGGGTTTGCAAGCGCGGCGATTTCAGATAGCGGTAAAAAAGAAACAGAGTAAAAATCCCGAGCAGGATCCCATGCGTGAGATCGTATGTGTATGGGGCGATGAAGTTGAAACTACCAAATCCCATATGATGTGCGAAGACAAAAACGGTAATAAATGACAGGCAAATGAGGGTTGCGTTCAGGCGATTGCTGAAATAATGGCAGAGCCGAAAAATAAGAAAAGAGACAAGCGATACCAAAGCCAAATTGAAAAGGGCCAGTTGCAGGATTCCAGGCCCGAATATAAGAAAAACAAGAGTGTGGATATAAGAAGACAGGGGGCCATGAAAATAAGCGACATCGCGATAAAGGATTTGGCCTTGCGACAACGCCCAGGGAACATAAGCCTGCTGACCAAAATCCACCAGGAGGTCCGGCCAGCGTTGCCAGCTGACCATCGTCCAGACAATCAAAGCTGAACCGATCGGCAGGCCTCCGGTATACCAAAAATGAAGTCTTTGGATCATTGGAAACTCAGGAAGAAGAGCTGTTTGAATGCTCTTTCATTTTATAAACCAAGGCACCGAACCCACTCTTGGTAAATGGAATGGCGCCAATTTTTTTTTCACGAGAGTAATTTTCCATAATCCACTGATAAACGGTTTGGGCAAAATCCTTCCCAAAATGCTCCATTCCCCATTCTGGGTATTGCCGCTCAACTAAAACGATGTAGTCCGGAGGATTGGCTTTCAATTGCTCCAGTAGCGGCGGATCGCCTCCGATTAGGATCCAGGTCAGTGGATTGACTAAAAACCCTTTAATGGGATCCTTGTGCCGCGTGAGGTAATTGATCATGACCGAATCGGGAAACACCGCGACTTTGGCCTCGGGCTCTAGATTCTCCTCCATGTATTCAAGCAGGTACCGGGTTACGATGGGTTCCATGTAGGGACGCCCGAAATGAGGGCGGCTGTTTGGGGCGTATTCATAAAAACGATCGACGCCCTCCCCGACGGGGATCACCTTTTTTGAATAATACAGGTAAGAGTCGTAAACCATAACGAAGAGGTAAACCGCAAAAAGAGACGCTGTGGTCATGGTATAAAAAAATGTGGATACGTTATCCCTTCGTATCCAGTCTGGAAGGAGATCGGTGACGAGTATGATCACCATGAGGGACGCGGGGAACGTGAGAGCGAAACCATAATGATATATCACTGTGTTAAAAAAGATCTTAGACAGCAGGAACAGGGAAAATAAAGTAAGTACCAGAAGAAAAATATATTTTTGGTGTTCCCGGTCAGAAAGTGATCGTGATTTGACGTGCCAGATGATAGCAATAAAAATACCGATCATGATGAAGGGCAGGGGATTCAATATCCATTTCCAGGGGATGGCCCAGAAAAAATACCAAGAAAGCAGGGGAATTAAAACCGCGGTTGGCAAACCGAATCTCCAATCATTCCTGCCTGATTCATCCAGTTTCTGATTGATAAAAACGATTCCGCTCACCATAAGAATAAAAACCATTAAATACAAAAACATGAAAATCAGATTGCGGCCAAGCGCATTGGTTCCCATGAGCAACTTGTAATAAGGAAGGTTTTTGACCTCCGGATTTAACGAATATTCAATGGGAAGAAGCAGGTTGGAAAAGGCATCGGCAAGAGGCATCAGGGTAGCGAAATAACAGAGGGCCAGAAGAGCAGGGAGGAAAAAAGCTGTTGAGAGGGCAAGCAGATTCATTGCAATGCGTCGCCCATCCATCCTGTGAAAACGGAACACGATTCCCAAACCTGCTGCCCCCGCCAGTCCGAGCGCAAACATCACTTCGATTTTGGTCAGCAAAGTCAGTCCGGAAAGAAAACCGATCGCCAGAAGCCTTTTGGTGGTAGGGAACTTGATGTATTCAAGAAAAACAGCCAACGTGATGAAGGCCAACAGAATTCCATGGGTCAGATCGTAGGAGTATGGTTGAATGAAGTTGAAATTTGCAAGGTAACGGTGATGGCCAAGAGCATGGATTACGAGAAACAAGAGGGCGCCCAGGGTCGCAGTCCACGCACTGCAAATTGAACTCACCATGCGATAAAGCACCACGGTGAGTGCGATTGTCAGCCCGATATTGAAAAGGGAAATATACAAGGCTCCCGGCCCGGCGAGTTTGAAAATCAAGGCATGTAGGTAGGGAGACAGAACCCCGAAAACATAAAAAAGATCGCGGTATAAAACTTCTCCTTCAGCGATGCGCCAGGGGATATATAGCTGGTTTCCAAAATCGATCAGTACGTCGGCCCATCTTTGCCAACTCAGCCAGAGCATGAGTCCCCCCCCGATAAAAACAACCACCGGTCCGACCCATGCCATGACTGTTTGAAAGCGTTCCGAGGGCCCTTTGGTACTGGGAGGGGGATGAGGGGAAGTCGATTTCATGAATTCTTCCTTTGCCTGTAAATTTGAATCCCGAATCCCGATACCGTGAAGGGTTCTGCACCGATCTGTTTGATCAAGCCGTAATTTTCCTGGATCCAGCGGTTTATGAATACGCCGTAATCCCGGCCGAAGAGGGGAAGGTCGAATTCGAAATAACTCCGGTCCACCATCACAATGTAATCAGGAGGTTCGTTCCTTAGCAGGCGCAATAGATGATCGTCTTTTTCAAACAAAACCCAGGTGACGGGGTTCAACAGAAATCCCTTGGCGGGGTCGCGATGGCGTGAAAGGTAATTGAATATGACAGCATCCGGCATCACTGTCATTGTGGCATCTGGAGGAATTTCCTTTTCGATGTATTCCAATGCAAATTTCGTGAGCATGCCTTTCACAAAGGGTTTGCCTCCCTCAATCCGGCTCATGGGATGGTAGTCGTACATGAGATCCGGACCCCGCCCGATTGCCAGTTGCTTTTTGTTGAAGAACAGATAAGAGTCGAAGCACATCGCTCCAATATAAATAATGAGCAACACGGATGCAGTAAAACGGTAGGTATATTGCGGACCCCAATGCTTTTGAATAGCTCCCGGCAGGATGTGAGTCAGTGCGATTACGGTCACCAGGACCGCCGGGACGGACAGGGCGAATCCGTAGTGCATTATGACAACTCGAAAAAACACCTTGAGGAGGAGTGCCAGGGCAAACACCGTTAGAACAAACAATCCCGCATCTCGAACGAAACGACGGTTTGGTGTAAAGTTTTTTTGAATCTCAAAGATCAAAAACACGCCGACAAGAAGCATCAGAAGGGGCAGAGGTTTTAGAAAGTACCGCCAGGGAATTTGCTGGAACCCGGCAAGGACAGCGGCGGCAAGCAATGCCGACAAAATCAGCGCCGGTCTCCAGGTGTTTTTGTTTTTCTTATTGAGAAACCGGTTGCAGGCCAGAAGACCGGCGAGAATGACTGCCAGAATGCCGGTGTATAAAAAAATCTGGTACAGGTTGTGACCCAGAAAAGCGAGGCCTTTCATTTTCTTGAAATAGAAAAAATCGTGCACCTCCGGAGCGAGGGCCAGTTTCCACGGCAGTATTAGGCTGTGCCATGCTTCGGCAGGGGACATGTGCAGGGAAAAGAAGATGAGGAAAACAATCAAAGGCGTGGAGGCGGCCATCAGGAAAATAAAAACATGGCGTGCAATGGCCTTTCCCGGCAGGCGATGAGCCCACACTGCCAGAACTAGGCC
Coding sequences within it:
- a CDS encoding glycosyltransferase family 39 protein; this translates as MIQRLHFWYTGGLPIGSALIVWTMVSWQRWPDLLVDFGQQAYVPWALSQGQILYRDVAYFHGPLSSYIHTLVFLIFGPGILQLALFNLALVSLVSFLIFRLCHYFSNRLNATLICLSFITVFVFAHHMGFGSFNFIAPYTYDLTHGILLGIFTLFLFYRYLKSPRLQTLCALGVLLGLVFLTKVEVFLAVSLSLGGGLFIFWSQRRLHSKTILLNAAVFAGCSLLPILAFALYFSFFMPVTRAFSHILGQYLNAADPVIRTMPYYQFTLGWMHLEDNLKRMGLHALIFLCLGGLVSYLNYIFFRNRTNNRLTGLLLGLLTLVALWALTDTIPWLEITRAFPIILFITGFYLAIRIGRGQRLIQITRRRIIFLTLIVFSLTLTFKAFYNLRLSDLGFALAMPATLVMLFFALHSLPRIAERISGNAVIIRSVSISAVLYFIAVIGMNSFFAYQNKTYPVGEGVDRIFDFQPLVQYPDGRIFSRGLIVNETLELLKKEMGEKTDLLTLPDAMIFNYLLRKSFPTRDTLFSPLTMRTQDENGVSTRLQAAPPSHILMVHADYQWFGQRHFGTDYARSVMEWIQRDYVLVRQIGATPFEGREFGVQIFKRSLPGKS
- a CDS encoding aspartyl protease family protein, which produces MSNQFLSIKPRTSVVLATVLALAVWLAMSLSAPEAVAKIYKWRDDKGKLHFTDNPSKIPLKYREEQKIQTYETPPETTNPVKLKVPEPVPKNHVVPLTPIGNGNYIVEVMINGRIPGRFVVDTGASSVTLSEELGRKVHRNLGALPKLQVQTGGGMVDSPLLLLRSLKVGSAKVENVEANVNPFLGEGFDGLLGMSFLGDFQVRVDSTDDALILDPLGKKGEATWGGKPSIWWQRRYEAYISKMLGYRMMAERNKNDFRARNNFNKLSQFYEELYQSLDKRATRVDLPQEFRMDPKNMRVQLP
- a CDS encoding lysophospholipid acyltransferase family protein, whose amino-acid sequence is MTSIVLWLLFRNNQKSHCKWVGWFARFWGRRACAAIGLSYTVEGDLNIPAGSMIVANHVGAVDIFLMAANFKLFFVSKAEVNGWPVVGQMAQLGKTIFVDRSRRHQVTGMIDSIRKRMRDGFNVAWFPEGSVTKGDDVYPFKPSAFEAAVQEKRPVVPVLIRYEGGGEPYVASWTGTLGEHMIRVLKSKGLRAKVRVFPPIPPAKTRQELSRASHDLLYHAFHNNPNEKNSHVTEVGAPSEY